From Halotia branconii CENA392, the proteins below share one genomic window:
- a CDS encoding MFS transporter yields MFPTEPAAVNNGFGTVLKNRAFMLLWIGQLVSQLGDKVFFVLMVALLENYPHPAGTENSMYSTLMVAFTIPAILFGSAGGVFVDRFPKKLIMVGSDLVRGLMILGIPFFPKEFVVLLIFVFIISSLTQFFAPAEQAAIPLLVRKENLLAANALFSSTMMGALIVGFAIGEPILSAAKNLLGPTYGQEIVVGALYLLSAGIMQPINFQENKPINENQAVIHPWTDFKQGLRYLRKNRLVLNAMLQLTTLYCVFAALTVLTIRLAEEFGLKEKQFGFFLAAAGVGMVLGAAMLGHWGEKFHRKPLPLIGFLMMALVLGAFTFTHNLLVALGLCALLGLGASLIGVPMQTLIQQHTPPNMHGKVFGFQNHAVNIALSAPLAITGPLTDALGLRTVLVGMSIVVVVVGVWAWQNTRKVLQDVI; encoded by the coding sequence ATGTTTCCAACTGAACCGGCTGCTGTTAATAACGGGTTTGGCACTGTACTCAAAAATCGTGCTTTTATGCTCCTATGGATTGGACAATTAGTGTCCCAACTAGGAGATAAAGTCTTTTTCGTTTTGATGGTTGCTTTACTAGAAAACTATCCGCACCCGGCTGGAACGGAAAACTCTATGTACTCAACTTTAATGGTGGCGTTTACAATCCCAGCGATATTATTTGGTTCTGCTGGTGGTGTATTTGTGGACCGCTTCCCCAAAAAGCTGATTATGGTTGGCTCTGATTTAGTGCGAGGGCTAATGATCCTAGGGATTCCTTTTTTCCCCAAAGAATTTGTAGTACTGTTGATATTTGTTTTTATCATTTCCTCTTTAACGCAATTTTTTGCGCCAGCTGAACAAGCCGCCATCCCGCTTTTAGTCAGAAAAGAGAATTTGTTAGCAGCCAATGCCCTCTTTAGCAGCACGATGATGGGAGCCTTAATTGTTGGCTTTGCCATTGGAGAGCCAATATTAAGCGCTGCGAAAAATTTATTGGGGCCTACCTATGGTCAAGAGATTGTGGTAGGGGCATTATATCTATTGTCCGCTGGAATTATGCAGCCGATTAATTTTCAAGAAAACAAGCCTATTAATGAAAATCAAGCGGTAATTCATCCTTGGACAGACTTTAAACAAGGCTTGCGCTATCTGCGGAAAAACCGTTTAGTGTTAAATGCCATGCTGCAACTAACAACTTTGTATTGTGTGTTTGCAGCTTTAACAGTATTAACAATTCGATTAGCTGAGGAGTTTGGCTTAAAAGAAAAACAATTTGGCTTTTTCTTGGCAGCCGCAGGGGTAGGTATGGTGTTGGGTGCAGCTATGTTAGGTCATTGGGGTGAGAAATTTCATCGCAAGCCTTTACCATTAATAGGATTTTTAATGATGGCGCTAGTTTTAGGGGCGTTCACTTTTACCCACAATCTATTAGTGGCTTTAGGACTTTGTGCTTTATTGGGTTTAGGTGCTTCCTTAATTGGTGTACCGATGCAAACCTTAATTCAACAGCACACACCACCGAATATGCATGGTAAAGTGTTTGGCTTTCAAAATCATGCTGTTAATATTGCACTATCAGCACCCTTAGCAATTACAGGCCCATTAACTGACGCTTTAGGCTTGCGAACTGTATTGGTGGGCATGAGTATTGTAGTGGTTGTTGTTGGTGTTTGGGCTTGGCAAAATACTCGTAAAGTGTTACAAGACGTAATTTAA
- a CDS encoding ferrochelatase has product MVATPEKLHATHEHLSSQERVAVLLMGYGEVESYEDFANYNEQALNLLTAKFAPVPTWIYPPLAKLLALFDRHEWGHTHHDFISPHNAIFEQQRAGIEKQLQAKWGDSVQVFKAFNFCAPFLPNQVLAEIQSLGFDKLLIYPLLVVDSIFTSGIAIEQVNNALADMADGEQHWVKGLRYIPSFFNEPAYIDLMAHLVEEKINADLATAYLPSQIGIVLMNHGCPHKAKGFTSGIIESQALYDSVRDQLINRYPLISVGWLNHDTPLIEWTLPNAEQAANNLIQLGAKVIIFMPIGFATENHETLLDVHHIIHTLEKKHSNVDYVQMACVNDHPEFLAMAAEWANAHIAELKNEQAATVNPQLAANHHHHHHH; this is encoded by the coding sequence GTGGTTGCCACGCCAGAAAAACTGCACGCTACCCACGAGCATCTATCAAGTCAAGAACGAGTAGCCGTATTACTTATGGGCTACGGCGAAGTCGAAAGCTACGAAGACTTCGCTAATTATAACGAACAAGCTTTAAATCTCCTAACAGCAAAATTTGCACCAGTACCAACTTGGATTTATCCACCCTTAGCTAAGCTACTAGCATTGTTTGATCGTCATGAGTGGGGACACACACACCATGATTTTATTTCCCCACATAATGCCATCTTTGAACAGCAACGCGCTGGGATTGAAAAGCAGTTACAAGCAAAATGGGGTGATAGCGTCCAAGTTTTCAAAGCTTTTAATTTCTGCGCTCCTTTTTTACCAAATCAAGTCTTAGCAGAAATTCAAAGCCTTGGCTTCGATAAACTTCTGATTTACCCACTACTAGTTGTTGATTCTATCTTCACCAGTGGTATTGCGATCGAGCAAGTTAACAATGCCTTAGCCGATATGGCTGATGGTGAGCAACATTGGGTAAAAGGATTACGTTACATCCCTTCTTTTTTCAACGAACCAGCCTACATCGACTTGATGGCTCATTTAGTTGAGGAAAAGATTAACGCTGATTTAGCAACAGCTTATTTACCTTCTCAAATCGGTATTGTATTGATGAACCACGGTTGTCCTCACAAAGCCAAAGGTTTCACTTCTGGGATTATTGAAAGTCAAGCGCTGTACGATTCAGTTCGTGATCAGTTGATTAACCGTTATCCCTTAATTTCTGTAGGCTGGCTAAATCACGATACACCTTTAATTGAATGGACGCTGCCCAACGCAGAGCAAGCTGCTAATAACCTCATTCAATTGGGTGCAAAAGTAATAATTTTTATGCCAATTGGCTTTGCGACAGAAAATCACGAAACTCTATTGGATGTACACCATATCATTCATACTTTAGAGAAAAAGCACTCTAATGTGGATTACGTGCAGATGGCCTGTGTCAATGACCATCCAGAATTTCTGGCAATGGCTGCTGAGTGGGCAAATGCTCACATTGCTGAGTTAAAGAACGAGCAAGCTGCAACAGTTAATCCTCAGTTAGCAGCTAATCATCACCATCACCATCATCACTAA
- a CDS encoding NADPH-dependent FMN reductase, whose amino-acid sequence MVKITGIGGSLRPESYTQLALQVAAHRVEALGVEVEILDLRQLQLPFCNGGKEYPEYPDVQRLRDAVSNADGLILATPEYHGGVSGVIKNALDLMSFDELSDKVTGLISVLGGQSNSNALNDLRLIIRWVHGWVIPEQIAIGQAWGAFNPEGKLLDEKLSQRFDQFAQSLVDNTRKLRGVA is encoded by the coding sequence ATGGTTAAAATTACTGGTATTGGTGGTAGCTTAAGACCCGAATCTTATACCCAATTGGCTTTGCAAGTAGCAGCGCACCGGGTAGAAGCTTTAGGTGTAGAGGTCGAAATATTAGATCTACGGCAGTTACAGTTACCATTTTGTAATGGTGGCAAAGAGTATCCAGAATATCCAGACGTTCAGCGGTTACGTGATGCTGTTAGCAATGCCGACGGACTAATTTTGGCAACACCAGAGTATCACGGTGGCGTTAGTGGTGTGATCAAAAATGCTCTGGACTTGATGAGTTTTGATGAACTATCCGATAAAGTCACAGGATTAATTAGTGTACTGGGTGGTCAATCTAATAGTAATGCTCTCAATGACCTTAGACTAATTATTCGATGGGTACATGGATGGGTAATTCCAGAGCAAATTGCCATTGGACAAGCTTGGGGTGCTTTTAATCCTGAAGGCAAATTGTTGGATGAAAAACTTTCCCAACGGTTTGACCAATTTGCTCAAAGCCTAGTTGATAACACTCGTAAGCTACGAGGTGTTGCTTAA
- the ftsH gene encoding ATP-dependent zinc metalloprotease FtsH — MKNFGKKALIKQHSPKRVAWTGALAASLLMLPSIFGGTPALAQQKADRDSLTYGQLIQKIDKEEVKKVELDETEQVARVYLKGQKGQQPNTSPIEVRLLNQNTELINKLKAKNVDFGEVSSANSKAAVGLLINLMWILPLVALMLLFLRRSTNASSQAMNFGKSKARFQMEAKTGVKFDDVAGIEEAKEELQEVVTFLKQPERFTAVGARIPKGVLLVGPPGTGKTLLAKAIAGEASVPFFSISGSEFVEMFVGVGASRVRDLFKKAKENAPCLIFIDEIDAVGRQRGAGIGGGNDEREQTLNQLLTEMDGFEGNSGIIIIAATNRPDVLDTALLRPGRFDRQVIVDAPDLKGRQEILKVHSRNKKIDSSVSLDAIARRTPGFTGADLANLLNEAAILTARRRKEAITILEIDDAVDRVVAGMEGTALVDSKSKRLIAYHEVGHALIGTLLQDHDPVQKVTLIPRGQALGLTWFTPNEEQGLVSRSQLKARITATLGGRAAEEIVFGKPEVTTGAGNDLQHVTGMARQMVTKFGMSELGPLSLENQSTEVFLGRDWMNKSEYSEEIAAKIDSQVREIVNNCYIKAKELLQEHRIALEHLVDLLIDQETIDGELFRQIVTEHIQLDAQIVDEQLSVSH, encoded by the coding sequence ATGAAAAATTTCGGGAAAAAGGCATTGATAAAACAGCATTCACCAAAGCGTGTTGCTTGGACTGGAGCATTAGCGGCAAGTTTGCTCATGTTACCGAGTATTTTTGGTGGTACTCCCGCCTTGGCACAGCAAAAAGCAGACCGCGACTCCTTAACTTATGGTCAGTTAATCCAAAAAATTGATAAAGAAGAAGTTAAAAAAGTAGAATTAGACGAAACTGAACAAGTAGCAAGAGTATATCTCAAAGGACAAAAAGGACAACAGCCAAATACTTCACCGATTGAGGTGAGACTTTTGAACCAAAATACAGAATTAATTAATAAATTAAAAGCAAAAAATGTTGATTTTGGTGAAGTTTCTTCTGCCAACAGTAAAGCTGCTGTAGGGCTTTTAATTAATTTGATGTGGATTTTGCCATTAGTAGCTTTGATGCTGTTGTTTCTGCGTCGCTCTACCAATGCTTCTAGCCAAGCCATGAACTTCGGCAAATCTAAAGCCCGCTTTCAAATGGAGGCCAAAACCGGAGTCAAGTTTGATGATGTCGCAGGTATCGAAGAAGCTAAAGAAGAACTGCAAGAAGTTGTCACCTTCTTGAAGCAGCCAGAAAGATTTACGGCTGTAGGCGCGCGTATTCCTAAAGGAGTATTGTTAGTTGGCCCTCCCGGAACTGGTAAAACTTTATTAGCAAAAGCGATCGCTGGAGAAGCAAGTGTACCATTTTTTAGCATTTCCGGCTCAGAATTTGTGGAAATGTTTGTTGGTGTGGGTGCATCCCGCGTCCGCGATTTATTTAAGAAAGCCAAAGAAAATGCTCCTTGCTTGATATTTATCGACGAAATCGATGCCGTCGGACGGCAACGGGGGGCTGGGATTGGTGGCGGTAACGACGAAAGAGAGCAAACCCTCAACCAGTTACTCACCGAGATGGACGGCTTTGAAGGCAACAGCGGCATCATTATTATTGCTGCCACTAACCGTCCAGATGTCTTGGATACAGCTTTATTGCGTCCTGGACGCTTTGATCGACAAGTAATTGTAGATGCACCAGATCTTAAAGGGCGACAAGAAATTTTAAAAGTCCATTCTCGGAATAAGAAAATTGACTCTAGTGTATCTTTAGATGCGATCGCTCGCCGGACTCCTGGTTTTACAGGTGCAGATTTAGCTAACTTACTCAACGAAGCGGCAATTCTCACTGCTAGAAGACGCAAAGAAGCAATCACTATCCTAGAAATTGATGATGCCGTAGATCGGGTAGTCGCGGGTATGGAAGGTACTGCTTTAGTAGACAGTAAAAGCAAACGATTGATTGCCTACCATGAAGTCGGACATGCTTTAATAGGCACATTACTTCAAGACCATGACCCTGTGCAGAAAGTCACACTGATCCCACGAGGACAAGCATTAGGATTAACTTGGTTTACTCCCAACGAAGAACAAGGGTTAGTTTCCCGTTCTCAACTCAAAGCCAGAATTACTGCTACTTTGGGTGGACGCGCCGCTGAAGAAATTGTTTTTGGTAAGCCAGAAGTAACTACGGGTGCTGGCAATGATTTACAACATGTAACAGGAATGGCGCGGCAAATGGTGACAAAATTTGGTATGTCAGAGTTAGGCCCCTTATCCCTAGAAAATCAAAGTACAGAAGTATTTTTGGGGCGCGACTGGATGAATAAATCAGAATACTCTGAGGAAATTGCTGCCAAAATTGATTCGCAAGTGCGTGAAATTGTCAACAATTGTTACATCAAGGCAAAAGAACTGTTGCAAGAACATCGCATAGCATTAGAACATCTAGTTGATTTATTAATAGATCAAGAAACCATAGACGGCGAACTATTCCGCCAAATAGTCACAGAACATATTCAATTAGATGCCCAAATAGTTGATGAACAATTATCTGTATCTCATTAA
- a CDS encoding lipid-A-disaccharide synthase, whose product MTKQGFDILILSNGPGEVTTWVRPVVKALRQKLGDDRSVVRISVVLSPCPNATGKEAAIALSYPEVDRVQGAEHFWQFLLWGKTYENWDWRSRGVVVFLGGDQIFPVVIGKKLGYRTVVYAEWEARWHNWIDRFGVMKATVIKNASAKYAHKFTIVGDLMLEAAEMPITSSLQTELIGLLPGSKAAKLAQGVPLTLAIAEYIHAKRPQTKFVIPLAPTLDLQTLASFADPQKNPFAKTFGFNGASLIVPKEGTQNPRLKTEKGLTIELWQETPAYQLLSQCCICLTTVGANTAELGALGVPMIVLLPTQQLDAMRSWDGLPGLLANLPGVGSTFAKAINWLVLRRKGLLAWPNIWAKEEIVPELVGKLQASEVGEMVLDWLDHPQKLDEMRAKLQSVRGESGAASKIAQIVCEEIE is encoded by the coding sequence ATGACTAAACAAGGATTTGATATTTTAATTCTCTCGAATGGCCCTGGTGAGGTAACGACGTGGGTGCGTCCAGTTGTCAAAGCACTACGGCAAAAATTAGGAGATGACCGTTCTGTAGTGAGGATTTCGGTAGTTTTATCACCTTGTCCCAATGCTACAGGTAAAGAAGCTGCGATCGCCTTATCCTACCCAGAAGTAGATCGAGTCCAGGGAGCAGAGCATTTTTGGCAATTCTTGCTTTGGGGAAAAACTTATGAGAATTGGGATTGGAGAAGTCGTGGTGTAGTGGTTTTTCTCGGTGGCGACCAAATTTTTCCTGTAGTCATCGGCAAAAAATTGGGCTATCGCACAGTTGTTTACGCCGAATGGGAGGCACGTTGGCACAATTGGATTGACCGCTTTGGAGTGATGAAAGCGACAGTTATTAAAAATGCCTCTGCAAAATATGCTCACAAATTCACCATCGTTGGCGACTTAATGCTAGAAGCAGCCGAGATGCCTATCACTTCATCACTTCAAACTGAATTGATTGGTTTACTCCCTGGTTCTAAAGCAGCAAAATTAGCTCAAGGCGTACCATTAACTTTAGCGATCGCTGAATACATCCATGCCAAAAGACCCCAAACTAAGTTTGTGATTCCCCTTGCCCCAACTTTGGATTTACAAACTTTAGCTAGTTTTGCCGATCCTCAAAAAAACCCTTTTGCTAAAACTTTTGGCTTCAATGGTGCTTCCTTAATTGTCCCAAAGGAAGGTACGCAGAACCCAAGACTCAAAACAGAAAAGGGCTTAACTATAGAATTATGGCAAGAAACCCCTGCATATCAATTATTATCGCAATGCTGTATTTGTCTGACTACAGTAGGAGCAAACACAGCTGAACTAGGTGCTTTAGGTGTGCCAATGATTGTTTTGCTCCCGACACAACAACTTGATGCTATGCGTTCTTGGGATGGTTTACCAGGGTTATTAGCTAATTTACCAGGAGTAGGTTCAACCTTTGCAAAGGCAATTAACTGGCTTGTATTAAGACGCAAAGGTTTATTAGCTTGGCCAAATATTTGGGCAAAAGAAGAGATAGTTCCAGAACTTGTAGGTAAACTCCAAGCATCAGAAGTTGGAGAAATGGTTTTAGATTGGTTGGATCATCCGCAAAAATTGGACGAAATGCGAGCCAAACTACAGAGTGTTAGAGGTGAAAGTGGAGCAGCAAGTAAGATTGCACAGATTGTGTGTGAAGAAATCGAATAA